A window of the Kosakonia radicincitans DSM 16656 genome harbors these coding sequences:
- a CDS encoding DUF2732 family protein: protein MHTVTGKQCGKFSLMLQQARAEAQADAATRFSSHLDGLIRHIAGAELSRVEIVELLSQESIKFHNIGLSRGESL, encoded by the coding sequence ATGCATACAGTAACAGGAAAGCAGTGCGGTAAATTTTCATTAATGTTGCAGCAGGCCAGAGCCGAAGCACAGGCCGATGCGGCTACGCGCTTTTCCTCTCACCTTGACGGCTTAATCCGTCATATAGCTGGCGCTGAGTTATCGCGCGTTGAGATTGTTGAGTTACTCAGTCAGGAATCTATCAAGTTTCATAATATCGGCCTTTCTCGCGGAGAGTCTCTTTAA
- the cpxA gene encoding envelope stress sensor histidine kinase CpxA has translation MIGSLTARIFAIFWLTLALVLMLVLMVPKLDSRQMTELLDSEQRQGVMIEQHVEAELANDPPNDLMWWRRLFRAIDKWAPPGQRLLLVTSEGRVIGAERNEMQIIRNFIGQADNSDHPQKKKYGRVEMVGPFSVRDGEDNYQLYLIRPASNSQSDFINLLFDRPLLLLIVTMLISSPLLLWLAWSLAKPARKLKNAADEVAQGNLRQHPELEAGPQEFLAAGASFNQMVTALERMMTAQQRLLSDISHELRTPLTRLQLGTALLRRRSGESKELERIETEAQRLDSMINDLLVMSRNQQKNALVSETVKANQMWNEVLDNAAFEAEQMGKSFTVNFPPGPWPLYGNPSALESAVENIVRNALRYSHSKIEVSFAVDKDGITINVDDDGPGVSPEDREQIFRPFYRTDEARDRESGGTGLGLAIVETAIQQHRGWVKADDSPLGGLRLTLWLPLYKRA, from the coding sequence ATGATAGGAAGTTTGACCGCCCGCATCTTTGCCATTTTCTGGTTAACGCTGGCGCTGGTGCTGATGCTGGTGCTGATGGTGCCGAAGCTGGATTCCCGTCAAATGACGGAGCTTCTGGACAGCGAACAGCGCCAGGGCGTGATGATTGAACAGCATGTTGAAGCGGAGCTGGCAAATGACCCGCCGAACGACCTGATGTGGTGGCGCAGGCTGTTTCGCGCTATCGACAAATGGGCGCCGCCGGGTCAACGCCTGCTGCTGGTCACCAGCGAAGGGCGCGTCATTGGCGCCGAACGCAACGAAATGCAGATTATCCGCAACTTTATAGGCCAGGCGGATAACTCAGACCATCCGCAGAAGAAAAAGTATGGCCGGGTTGAGATGGTAGGGCCGTTCTCCGTTCGCGACGGAGAAGATAACTATCAGCTCTATCTCATCCGTCCTGCCAGCAACTCACAATCTGACTTTATCAATTTGCTGTTTGACCGCCCGTTACTGCTGCTGATCGTCACCATGCTTATCAGTTCGCCGCTGCTGCTGTGGCTGGCGTGGAGCCTGGCGAAACCCGCGCGTAAATTGAAAAATGCGGCGGATGAGGTTGCACAGGGCAACCTGCGACAGCACCCGGAGCTGGAAGCCGGGCCGCAGGAATTCCTTGCCGCCGGGGCCAGTTTTAACCAGATGGTGACCGCGCTGGAACGCATGATGACCGCCCAGCAGCGCCTGCTGTCCGACATCTCCCATGAGTTGCGTACGCCGCTGACGCGTTTACAGCTTGGTACTGCGCTGCTGCGTCGTCGCAGCGGTGAAAGTAAAGAACTGGAACGTATCGAAACGGAAGCTCAGCGGCTGGACAGCATGATCAACGATCTGCTGGTGATGTCGCGCAATCAGCAGAAAAATGCGCTGGTCAGTGAAACCGTGAAAGCCAATCAGATGTGGAATGAAGTGCTGGATAACGCCGCCTTCGAAGCTGAGCAGATGGGCAAATCGTTCACGGTGAATTTCCCGCCAGGTCCGTGGCCGCTGTACGGTAACCCCAGCGCGCTGGAAAGCGCGGTGGAGAATATCGTGCGTAACGCGCTGCGCTATTCGCACAGTAAAATCGAAGTAAGCTTTGCGGTGGATAAAGACGGCATCACCATTAACGTGGACGATGACGGCCCTGGCGTCAGTCCGGAAGATCGGGAACAGATTTTCCGCCCGTTCTACCGCACCGACGAAGCGCGCGATCGTGAATCCGGCGGCACGGGCCTCGGGCTGGCGATTGTCGAAACGGCTATTCAGCAGCATCGCGGCTGGGTGAAAGCGGACGACAGCCCGCTTGGCGGGTTACGCTTAACGCTCTGGCTACCGCTGTACAAACGCGCCTGA
- a CDS encoding Cox family DNA-binding protein yields the protein MEANDYVIQYPLDAVHTEKFAELLGKPKTAVAEMVKANKLPVIELRDPSKPNARAGEKWVFIPEFNRAVREAFYNRPVEQRDAWLLWMGL from the coding sequence ATGGAAGCTAATGATTATGTGATCCAGTATCCGCTGGATGCGGTACATACCGAGAAATTTGCGGAGTTATTAGGCAAACCTAAAACGGCTGTTGCAGAAATGGTGAAGGCTAACAAGCTGCCGGTTATCGAGCTGCGCGATCCGAGTAAACCGAATGCTCGCGCCGGTGAAAAGTGGGTTTTCATCCCGGAGTTTAATCGCGCTGTACGTGAGGCGTTCTACAACAGGCCAGTAGAACAGCGTGACGCGTGGCTGCTTTGGATGGGGCTTTGA
- the cpxP gene encoding cell-envelope stress modulator CpxP, with the protein MRIVTAAVMASTLALSTVSRAADVETGDNWHPTEGFTQRSVQSHMFDGINLTEHQRQQMRDLMRQARHDQPPVNVSEMETMHRLVIAEKFDENAVRAQAEKMAQEQVARQVEMARVRNQMYNLLTPEQQAVLNQKHQQRMNQLRSVAQMQQSSPVTELSSSSTR; encoded by the coding sequence ATGCGCATCGTTACCGCTGCCGTCATGGCCTCAACGCTGGCGTTAAGCACGGTTAGTCGTGCTGCTGATGTTGAAACAGGCGATAACTGGCACCCGACTGAGGGATTCACGCAGCGCAGTGTTCAGAGCCATATGTTCGACGGTATTAATTTAACGGAACACCAGCGTCAACAGATGCGGGATCTCATGCGACAGGCACGGCACGATCAGCCTCCTGTTAATGTTAGCGAAATGGAGACAATGCATCGCCTTGTCATCGCAGAAAAATTTGATGAAAACGCTGTGCGCGCTCAGGCAGAAAAAATGGCGCAGGAACAGGTAGCTCGTCAGGTTGAAATGGCCAGAGTGCGCAACCAGATGTACAACCTGCTCACGCCGGAGCAGCAAGCGGTTTTGAACCAGAAACATCAACAACGGATGAACCAGTTACGCAGCGTAGCGCAAATGCAGCAAAGTTCACCGGTGACCGAGTTAAGTAGCAGTAGTACCAGGTAA
- a CDS encoding DUF5405 family protein, which yields MSLMHSVLLNNWLKIAVMKNGELSLADLKRDKKTGAMTESIIAIYSSELNLLTDVVSLLVKRAIFHKQITTVDELSKLTIELTGYCASEFKKLNR from the coding sequence ATGTCTCTGATGCACTCCGTATTACTTAATAACTGGCTAAAGATTGCGGTTATGAAAAACGGTGAATTATCGCTTGCCGATCTTAAGCGCGATAAAAAAACCGGAGCGATGACAGAGTCAATTATCGCTATTTATTCGAGTGAATTAAACCTCCTGACGGATGTGGTCAGTTTGCTTGTGAAACGCGCCATTTTTCATAAGCAAATCACCACCGTTGATGAATTATCGAAATTAACCATCGAGCTAACTGGTTATTGCGCCAGTGAGTTTAAAAAACTGAACAGATAG
- the cpxR gene encoding envelope stress response regulator transcription factor CpxR, translated as MNKILLVDDDRELTSLLKELLDMEGFNVLVAHDGEQALDLLDDSIDLLLLDVMMPKKNGIDTLKELRQTHQTPVIMLTARGSELDRVLGLELGADDYLPKPFNDRELVARIRAILRRSHWSEQQQSSDNGSPTLEVDALSLNPGRQEASFDGQSLELTGTEFTLLYLLAQHLGQVVSREHLSQEVLGKRLTPFDRAIDMHISNLRRKLPDRKDGHPWFKTLRGRGYLMVSAS; from the coding sequence ATGAATAAAATCCTTTTAGTAGATGATGACCGAGAGCTTACTTCCTTGTTAAAGGAGCTACTCGACATGGAAGGTTTTAACGTGCTCGTTGCCCATGACGGAGAGCAGGCGCTCGACCTCCTCGACGACAGCATCGACTTGCTTTTACTTGATGTCATGATGCCGAAGAAAAACGGCATTGACACACTTAAAGAGCTACGCCAGACACACCAGACACCGGTAATTATGTTAACTGCGCGCGGCAGCGAGCTCGATCGCGTCCTTGGCCTTGAGCTGGGCGCGGATGACTATCTGCCGAAACCCTTTAACGATCGTGAACTGGTCGCACGTATTCGTGCGATCCTGCGCCGTTCCCACTGGAGCGAGCAACAACAAAGCAGCGACAACGGTTCACCCACGCTGGAAGTGGATGCCCTGAGCCTCAATCCGGGCCGCCAGGAAGCCAGTTTTGATGGGCAATCACTGGAACTTACAGGCACTGAATTCACCCTGCTCTATCTGCTGGCTCAGCATTTAGGCCAGGTGGTTTCACGTGAACATCTGAGCCAGGAAGTGCTGGGTAAACGCCTGACGCCATTCGATCGCGCCATCGACATGCACATCTCCAACCTGCGCCGCAAATTGCCGGATCGCAAAGATGGGCATCCGTGGTTTAAAACCCTGCGTGGTCGCGGTTATCTGATGGTATCCGCTTCATGA
- a CDS encoding DUF5405 family protein has product MSIRIDIGERYVVTSDRFQFILQEKKTAETGKNAGNEWLDVVGYYPKLNQLVSGLVHHDLLTGDASSFEALSTQVERLSQQCLAAFGSNGR; this is encoded by the coding sequence ATGAGCATTCGTATCGATATTGGCGAGCGTTATGTCGTTACCAGTGATCGCTTTCAATTTATTTTGCAGGAAAAAAAGACCGCTGAAACAGGTAAGAATGCCGGTAATGAGTGGCTCGATGTTGTCGGCTATTACCCCAAATTAAACCAGCTCGTTTCCGGCTTGGTGCATCACGATCTCTTGACTGGTGACGCCAGCTCGTTTGAGGCACTAAGTACGCAGGTTGAGCGCCTCAGTCAGCAATGTTTAGCGGCTTTTGGTTCAAATGGGCGTTGA
- a CDS encoding phage integrase: protein MAIKKLDDGRYEVDIRPRGREGRRIRRKFERKAEAIAFERYTLANASQKEWAAQRTDRRTLTELLEAWWQYHGQNHEHGKKERGHLLKTIDGLGDLPVSRLSKKCLMDYRSLRLREGISAATINRDMYRLSGMFTKLIQLEEFAGQHPIHGLPPLAEANPEMTFLDKSEIERLLGVLAGDALLVALLCLSTGGRWTEVATLKPAQIASCRVTFLKTKNGKKRTVPISAQLEKKVKEEASGKLFKVDYEKFCGVLRNVKPDIPPNQATHILRHTFASHFMMNGGNIIALQQILGHASIQQTMAYAHLAPDYLQNAVALNPLNGGVTV, encoded by the coding sequence ATGGCAATTAAGAAGCTCGATGATGGTCGCTATGAAGTGGACATAAGGCCGCGCGGGCGCGAAGGACGTCGCATTCGCCGGAAGTTTGAAAGAAAAGCTGAAGCTATCGCATTTGAGCGCTACACGCTTGCGAACGCTTCCCAAAAGGAATGGGCAGCCCAACGGACTGACAGACGCACTCTAACCGAGCTGTTAGAGGCATGGTGGCAATACCACGGGCAGAACCACGAACACGGAAAAAAAGAGCGAGGGCATTTGCTCAAAACTATCGATGGGCTGGGAGATCTGCCAGTCAGCAGGTTAAGCAAGAAATGCCTGATGGATTACCGCTCATTGCGTTTACGGGAAGGTATCAGCGCCGCAACGATAAATCGTGACATGTACCGGCTATCGGGCATGTTTACTAAGCTGATCCAGTTAGAGGAATTTGCCGGGCAACATCCCATTCATGGTTTGCCTCCACTGGCAGAAGCTAACCCGGAAATGACGTTTCTGGACAAGTCAGAAATTGAAAGGCTGTTAGGAGTATTGGCCGGAGATGCTTTGCTCGTTGCTCTCCTCTGCCTTAGCACTGGCGGAAGATGGACAGAGGTAGCCACTCTAAAACCGGCGCAGATAGCCAGTTGCAGGGTTACCTTTTTAAAAACTAAAAACGGCAAAAAGCGAACCGTGCCTATCTCAGCACAGCTTGAAAAGAAAGTGAAAGAGGAAGCCAGCGGGAAGCTGTTCAAAGTTGATTATGAAAAATTTTGCGGGGTCTTACGCAACGTGAAACCTGACATTCCACCCAATCAGGCAACACATATTTTGCGCCACACTTTCGCAAGCCATTTCATGATGAACGGGGGAAATATTATTGCCCTGCAACAGATTCTCGGGCATGCAAGCATTCAGCAGACAATGGCCTATGCGCACCTTGCTCCTGACTACCTGCAAAATGCTGTCGCATTGAATCCTCTTAACGGAGGAGTGACGGTATAA
- a CDS encoding dihydrodipicolinate synthase family protein, with the protein MNNEGKPDLSALSQHIARLAAAKIDVVLLMGSIGEFASFSLEERLLLIREARGMSPITMVANVSSTCFNDILWMADEAWRTGYDAVMVLPPYYYGQTQNQLLSYFRALGKAISGKWFAYNFPARTGCDLTPELVATLAAEFPDFAGIKETVDCQSHTRNMIQATAQVREDFAVLCGYDEYFIPTLLAGGAGVISGLNNVMPELFVQAREAWRQGDLPTLHATQQEIGKFMAIYAIGDDFVTTIKTVVSRKFGYCTPVSRNFGGTLNEAQCQIIDRVFGIQ; encoded by the coding sequence ATGAACAACGAAGGGAAACCTGACCTTAGCGCGCTGAGCCAGCATATCGCCCGGCTGGCAGCGGCGAAAATCGATGTGGTCTTGCTGATGGGCAGTATCGGCGAGTTTGCCTCCTTCTCGCTGGAAGAGCGGCTACTGTTGATTCGTGAAGCGCGTGGCATGTCGCCGATAACCATGGTGGCCAACGTCTCTTCAACCTGCTTTAACGACATTCTGTGGATGGCTGATGAAGCCTGGCGTACCGGCTATGACGCGGTCATGGTGCTGCCGCCTTACTATTACGGACAAACGCAAAATCAATTGTTGAGCTACTTCCGCGCCCTGGGCAAAGCGATAAGCGGCAAATGGTTCGCCTATAACTTTCCGGCGCGTACCGGCTGCGATCTGACGCCGGAGCTGGTCGCCACGCTGGCCGCCGAATTCCCGGATTTTGCTGGCATCAAAGAGACTGTCGATTGCCAGTCGCATACCCGTAATATGATTCAGGCCACCGCACAAGTGCGTGAGGATTTTGCCGTGCTGTGCGGCTACGACGAGTACTTTATCCCCACTCTGCTGGCAGGCGGCGCGGGCGTTATTTCCGGGTTGAATAATGTGATGCCAGAACTGTTTGTCCAGGCGCGGGAGGCGTGGCGACAGGGCGATTTGCCGACGTTGCATGCAACCCAGCAGGAAATTGGCAAATTTATGGCGATCTACGCGATTGGCGACGACTTCGTTACCACCATCAAAACAGTGGTTTCACGCAAGTTTGGCTACTGCACGCCCGTATCACGTAACTTTGGCGGCACGCTGAATGAAGCGCAGTGCCAAATTATCGATCGGGTATTTGGAATTCAATAA
- a CDS encoding TraR/DksA C4-type zinc finger protein yields MPDYMDHIQERQSESLARQVNAARVKHCGAAALVCEECDAPIPADRRAAYPSATRCVYCQSAHEAKAKHYRGRA; encoded by the coding sequence ATGCCAGATTATATGGATCACATTCAAGAACGGCAGTCCGAGTCACTGGCTCGCCAGGTCAACGCTGCGCGGGTAAAACACTGCGGCGCTGCGGCGTTGGTTTGTGAAGAATGTGACGCTCCGATTCCTGCTGACCGCCGTGCAGCTTATCCATCTGCTACTCGCTGTGTTTACTGTCAGTCAGCACATGAGGCGAAAGCAAAACACTATCGGGGGCGCGCATGA
- the yiiM gene encoding 6-hydroxyaminopurine reductase: MQYQVDVFTGKIRDYDGSRPSAIAKLQVEGELILTELGIAGDEQAEKSYHGGTDRALCHYPREHYAHWAQMFPEQAALFCAPAFGENLSTEGLTEQNVFIGDIFRWGDTLIQVTQPRSPCFKLNFHFGIGDISAQMQASGRVGWLYRVVAAGKVSAEAPLELLSRVSDVSVYDAAAIAWFQPFDDEQYHRLLSAAGLSASWTRTMQNRRTHGKIEDQSRRLWGK, translated from the coding sequence ATGCAATATCAGGTAGACGTTTTTACTGGAAAAATAAGGGATTATGACGGCAGTCGGCCAAGCGCGATTGCTAAATTGCAGGTGGAAGGCGAGCTAATCCTCACGGAATTGGGCATCGCGGGTGACGAGCAGGCGGAAAAAAGTTACCACGGCGGCACCGATCGCGCGTTGTGCCACTATCCTCGTGAACACTATGCTCACTGGGCGCAGATGTTCCCGGAGCAGGCCGCGCTGTTTTGCGCGCCAGCGTTTGGCGAGAATCTCTCAACGGAAGGGCTGACCGAGCAGAACGTGTTTATCGGCGATATTTTTCGCTGGGGCGATACGCTGATTCAGGTGACGCAACCGCGCTCGCCCTGCTTCAAACTTAACTTCCATTTCGGCATTGGCGACATCTCCGCGCAGATGCAGGCCAGCGGCCGCGTCGGCTGGCTTTATCGCGTGGTTGCTGCGGGGAAAGTATCGGCAGAAGCGCCGCTTGAACTGCTCTCCCGGGTCAGCGATGTCAGCGTGTATGACGCGGCGGCGATTGCGTGGTTTCAGCCGTTTGATGATGAACAATATCACCGTCTGCTTTCGGCAGCGGGGCTGTCGGCAAGCTGGACGCGCACTATGCAGAATCGACGCACTCACGGCAAGATTGAGGATCAATCACGCCGACTGTGGGGAAAATAA
- a CDS encoding helix-turn-helix domain-containing protein: protein MTMGQKLKAIRKAEGLTQKKFCEISGIALSTLKNYEGEYKTPGLQVLLQVTNTPQFQKYTLWLMTDKTAPQAGQIAPAIAHNGQESATSNPSEKQTG from the coding sequence ATGACTATGGGACAAAAACTAAAAGCCATAAGAAAGGCTGAAGGTTTAACTCAGAAAAAATTCTGTGAAATTAGCGGAATAGCGCTCAGCACATTGAAGAACTACGAGGGGGAATACAAAACACCAGGCTTGCAGGTGCTGCTACAAGTAACAAACACACCTCAGTTTCAGAAATACACTTTATGGTTAATGACTGACAAAACTGCCCCGCAAGCTGGTCAAATAGCACCGGCTATCGCACACAATGGGCAAGAGTCAGCAACCTCGAACCCCTCAGAGAAACAGACTGGCTAA